The Drosophila gunungcola strain Sukarami chromosome 3L unlocalized genomic scaffold, Dgunungcola_SK_2 000003F, whole genome shotgun sequence genome contains a region encoding:
- the LOC128258480 gene encoding intraflagellar transport protein 122 homolog isoform X1, producing the protein MRGVLKWLERIEFPNSKENEISVHNVCYAPDGSQLVVAAGDRLLIYDPNDGSLLNTLKAHKDTVNCVAYSRDGKRFASGASDKMVIVWSPQLEGLLKYSHGDSIQCMSFNPVSHHLASCSLSDFAFWSADQKAVQKYKISARVNGCSWTNDGQYLILGLANGTISIRNKLGEEKGRIDRPGGPNSNVFSVQCCPASGPGSVDTIGVVDWSQTLSFHTLSGQMIGKERTLGFDPLCLQYFPNGEFCLVGGCTGGLHFFTREGIRLGTLGDSFDTWIWTVALHPNGQSYTIGCQDGTLACFNIASSTVHALYRERYAFRENMCDVIIQHLISGQKVRIKCRDLVQKIAIYRNRLAVQLPERVVLYELSSGEDQPMHYKVREKIQQKFDCSLLVVCGRHIVLCQEKRLQCLDFMGILQREWIMDSFIRYIKVTGGPVGREGLMVGLKNGQVFRIFLNNSLPLLITTAVSAVRCLDINSKRSKIAVVDDVGRLVVRDIVNDTILYQDTGVNSVTWNTHLDSMLCYTHTTGGLSVRVGNLPPRAPQNMHGVVVGLCGATAFCLRGNIMHNTPLALGSTMWQFIEAGLFEEAYQVACLGVTTSDWEGLAQSALEALHINIARDAYVKVRNLPWLKLIGELRDQQQRSAVPKEVLLAENCAFAGKFKEAARLFLKCGQSSRALEMYTDLRMFDLAQEYIKDGTAQEKKELVRKRAEWAYSVKEPRAAAELLLSAGENQKAIEIVAEQGWADVLFDIGRRLSLTERDALESVAQNLKTLKALPLAAEIFKKLGDDAQVVQLHIEVRDWPEAFRLAESLPELLPTVHYQHGQWLAETDQFIEAHQAFLKAGRTKEANRLLKQLSSTAIVEERYLDASYFYWLLAKQYLDVYHCKDEQNPVDHHLTEYKNHLRIAKVYYAYSVIYSYMKEPFTTHSPVSLFNVSRFILNEVEHKGVPKGVSMFSVLFTLAKQAKFLQANKLCLLINKRLQSLKPPAGVQEQIDLNFLNSKACKSGFNDPEEILPLCYKCSNYSQHLNSNCCPTCRQDYIFSFVSFEILPLVQFYPEVDISDSEAERLLLAPAKHAEDSDPFNEDVASALPLSLDRNGLRAIDPNHVLILKRRGKNVRNVYYRNILPDLQVTYCPQCLLVSLKLNQNPYMVLYAIHFQLFYAEDFELQVLQKGYCPFCHTSSEKLMEDF; encoded by the exons TCTCACACCACCTGGCCTCGTGCTCCTTGTCGGACTTTGCCTTCTGGTCGGCGGATCAGAAGGCGGTGCAGAAGTATAAGATTTCCGCCCGCGTGAATGGATGCTCCTGGACGAACGACGGCCAGTACCTGATACTGGGCCTGGCCAATGGCACCATTTCCATTAGAAACAAGTTGGGCGAGGAAAAGGGCCGAATAGATCGACCAGGTGGTCCCAACAGCAACGTCTTCAGTGTCCAGTGTTGTCCGGCAAGTGGTCCCGGTAGTGTGGACACCATTGGCGTGGTGGACTGGAGTCAGACGCTGTCGTTTCACACCTTGAGTGGCCAGATGATTGGCAAGGAGCGAACCCTGGGCTTCGATCCATTGTGCCTGCAGTACTTCCCCAATGGGGAGTTCTGTTTGGTAGGCGGCTGCACTGGAGGACTACATTTCTTTACCAGGGAAGGCATACGGTTGGGCACGCTGGGCGACAGCTTCGATACCTGGATCTGGACGGTGGCCCTGCATCCGAATGGCCAGTCCTACACCATTGGCTGTCAGGATGGAACCCTGGCCTGCTTCAACATTGCCTCGAGCACCGTGCATGCATTGTATCGGGAGCGATATGCCTTCCGGGAGAACATGTGCGACGTGATCATTCAGCACTTGATCTCTGGCCAAAAGGTGCGCATCAAGTGTCGGGACTTAGTGCAAAAGATAGCCATCTATCGGAACCGACTGGCGGTTCAGCTGCCGGAACGCGTCGTTCTCTATGAACTGAGCTCTGGAGAGGATCAGCCCATGCACTATAAAGTGCGGGAGAAGATCCAGCAGAAGTTCGACTGCAGTTTGCTGGTGGTTTGTGGCCGCCACATCGTCCTGTGCCAGGAGAAACGGCTCCAATGTCTAGATTTCATGGGAATCCTGCAGCGAGAGTGGATCATGGACTCATTTATACGATACATTAAGGTCACCGGCGGTCCAGTGGGAAGGGAAGGACTGATGGTGGGCCTCAAGAATGGCCAAGTGTTTCGGATCTTTCTCAATAACTCACTGCCGCTGCTGATTACCACTGCTGTATCTGCGGTCCGGTGCCTGGACATAAACTCTAAGCGCAGCAAGATCGCCGTTGTAGATGATGTGGGTCGTCTGGTGGTGCGGGACATAGTCAACGACACGATTTTGTACCAGGATACGGGTGTGAATAGCGTCACCTGGAACACGCATCTGGATTCTATGCTCTGCTATACCCATACAACTGGAGGCCTAAGCGTTAGAGTGGGGAATCTGCCGCCAAGGGCACCACAAAACATGCATGGCGTGGTGGTGGGACTTTGTGGAGCCACAGCTTTCTGTTTGCGCGGAAATATCATGCACAATACGCCATTGGCCTTGGGTTCCACCATGTGGCAGTTCATCGAAGCTGGTTTATTTGA GGAAGCCTACCAGGTTGCCTGTCTTGGTGTGACCACCAGCGACTGGGAAGGATTAGCCCAGTCCGCTTTGGAGGCCCTTCATATAAATATAGCTCGCGATGCCTACGTAAAAGTGAGGAACCTTCCGTGGCTCAAACTGATCGGTGAGCTGCGAGATCAGCAGCAGCGATCGGCTGTGCCCAAGGAGGTCCTTCTCGCTGAGAACTGCGCCTTCGCTGGGAAGTTCAAGGAGGCAGCTCGTTTATTCCTTAAATGCGGCCAGTCATCGAGAGCACTTGAGATGTACACTGATCTGCGGATGTTCGATCTGGCCCAGGAGTATATCAAGGATGGGACTGCGCAGGAGAAGAAGGAACTGGTACGCAAGCGGGCCGAATGGGCTTATTCGGTGAAGGAGCCTCGTGCTGCTGCTGAACTTTTACTATCAGCTGGTGAGAACCAAAAGGCCATTGAGATTGTTGCCGAACAGGGATGGGCCGATGT TCTATTCGATATCGGACGTCGACTGAGTCTTACAGAACGCGATGCTTTGGAGTCAGTGGCCCAAAATCTGAAGACCCTCAAAGCTCTTCCCTTGGCTGCTGAGATTTTCAAGAAACTAGGCGATGATGCTCAGGTTGTTCAGCTGCATATTGAAGTTCGTGACTGGCCGGAGGCATTTCGTTTGGCTGAATCTTTGCCAGAACTGCTGCCCACAGTTCACTACCAGCATGGGCAATGGCTGGCCGAAACGGATCAGTTTATAGAGGCGCATCAGG catTTTTAAAGGCAGGACGCACCAAGGAAGCCAATCGTTTGCTCAAACAACTGAGCAGTACAGCCATTGTGGAGGAGCGCTATTTAGAtgccagctatttttattggCTGCTGGCCAAGCAATATTTAGATGTATATCATTGCAAGGA TGAACAAAATCCGGTTGACCACCACCTGACAGAGTACAAAAATCATTTACGTATTGCCAAGGTTTATTACGCCTACAGCGTCATATATTCTTATATGAAGGAACCTTTTACCACACATTCCCCAGTGAGCCTGTTTAACGTGAGCCGTTTTATACTCAACGAAGTGGAGCACAAAGGTGTGCCCAAAGGAGTCAGCATGTT TTCGGTTCTTTTTACTCTGGCCAAGCAAGCCAAGTTTTTGCAGGCCAACAAGTTGTGCCTTCTTATCAACAAACGTTTGCAATCCCTGAAGCCACCAGCCGGAGTCCAAGAACAGATCGAT ctcaATTTTCTGAATAGCAAGGCCTGCAAGAGTGGCTTCAACGATCCAGAGGAGATCCTGCCGCTTTGCTACAAGTGCTCGAACTACAGTCAACACTTGAACAGCAATTGCTGCCCCACCTGCAGGCAGGACTACATATTCTCATTCGTTTCTTTTG AAATACTACCCTTAGTACAATTTTATCCAGAAGTGGATATATCAGATTCAGAGGCCGAGCGTTTGCTGCTGGCTCCTGCAAAGCATGCCGAGGATTCGGACCCATTCAACGAGGATGTGGCCAGTGCCTTGCCATTGAGCCTGGATCGCAATGGTCTGCGTGCCATAGATCCCAATCATGTGCTAATTCTCAAACGGAGAGGAAAGAATGTTCGCAATGTCTACTATCGCAACATTTTGCCCGATTTACAGGTCACCTATTGTCCCCAATGTCTGCTGGTGAGTTTAAAGTTAAACCAAAATCCATATATGGTTTTATATGCTATCCATTTTCAGCTATTCTATGCCGAAGATTTTGAGCTACAGGTATTGCAAAAGGGTTATTGTCCGTTCTGCCACACATCATCGGAAAAGCTGATGGAAGACTTTTGA
- the LOC128258481 gene encoding NADPH-dependent diflavin oxidoreductase 1, whose protein sequence is MRLLVLYGSQTGTAQDVAEQIWRESHHLGFQGPVLSFEEYEMTQLVEERLVVFVVATTGDGVEPDNMKLAWRFLLKRSLPAQSLREMQFACLGLGDSSYPKFNYAAKKLSKRLLNLGATSVCPVGLCDDQHDYGHLGVSLGWTKDLWAALKGISGLDESKLNSGNQTIGKWLVKELPRDSQVASSETLNWTQKQPSHAFKVRQNRRTTAVDHFQDVRFLRLQSQTEDLSWEPGDVLDVQPQNSDVCVKTFFDLTREHKLNFDETTVVEITSAHVDMPLPRAYSIPLSLHQAAKYVWDLSAKPRQRFLEVLGQNCTDELEKEKLLEFCSAEGIDDLVAYVNRPRRSILEVLDDFRHATASLTLVQLFEMMPLIQARSFSIASDESCSTLDLLVAVVEYKTIMHTPRLGLCSNWLKNLEPGAELRGVVKRGTMVWPKDFSIPLIMVGPGTGIAPFRSVIQNRLHAQSTGSAIGPLIVFFGCRNKTADFHFEKDFSTWTTAKQVEAHIAFSRDQDHKVYVQHLITKNGDRLAKLIKDQNAFIYVAGNSNNMPKSVREAFIEILNGDADYVDLMIKQRRYQEETWA, encoded by the coding sequence atgCGGCTGCTGGTGCTCTATGGCAGTCAAACTGGAACCGCCCAGGATGTGGCGGAGCAGATCTGGCGGGAGTCGCACCACCTGGGTTTCCAGGGTCCCGTCCTCTCATTCGAAGAGTACGAAATGACCCAGTTGGTAGAGGAGCGCCTCGTGGTTTTCGTGGTGGCCACCACCGGCGATGGTGTGGAGCCGGACAACATGAAGCTGGCCTGGCGTTTCCTGCTGAAGCGCAGCTTGCCCGCCCAATCCCTGCGAGAAATGCAGTTCGCCTGCCTTGGCCTCGGGGACTCCAGCTATCCGAAGTTCAACTATGCGGCCAAGAAACTCAGCAAGAGGCTGCTAAATCTGGGCGCCACATCCGTGTGCCCAGTGGGTCTCTGTGATGATCAGCATGATTACGGTCATTTGGGGGTGTCTTTAGGCTGGACAAAGGATCTTTGGGCGGCACTGAAGGGCATCTCTGGTCTGGATGAAAGCAAGCTCAACAGTGGTAACCAAACAATAGGAAAGTGGTTGGTAAAGGAGTTGCCTAGAGATTCCCAAGTCGCTTCCTCGGAAACCCTGAACTGGACACAAAAGCAACCCTCGCACGCTTTCAAAGTCCGGCAGAACCGAAGGACAACGGCGGTGGACCACTTCCAGGATGTGCGTTTCCTACGGCTACAAAGCCAAACTGAAGATCTAAGTTGGGAACCCGGCGATGTGCTCGATGTACAGCCCCAAAATAGCGACGTCTGCGTTAAAACATTCTTCGATCTAACCCGCGAACACAAACTAAATTTCGATGAGACCACTGTGGTGGAGATAACCAGTGCCCATGTGGACATGCCCCTTCCCAGAGCCTACTCCATTCCTTTAAGCCTCCACCAGGCGGCCAAATATGTTTGGGATTTGAGTGCCAAGCCGCGGCAACGATTCCTCGAGGTTCTTGGTCAGAATTGCACTGATGAATTGGAAAAGGAGAAGCTCCTGGAGTTCTGCTCCGCCGAGGGAATCGATGACCTGGTGGCCTATGTAAACAGACCGCGTCGCAGTATCCTGGAGGTTCTGGACGATTTCCGGCATGCCACCGCCAGTTTAACACTAGTTCAGCTCTTTGAAATGATGCCACTGATCCAGGCTCGCAGCTTTTCCATAGCCTCGGATGAGTCCTGCTCTACTTTGGATTTGCTGGTGGCTGTGGTGGAGTACAAAACAATTATGCACACACCTCGTTTGGGTTTGTGCTCCAATTGGCTGAAAAACCTGGAACCGGGAGCAGAACTGCGTGGAGTGGTCAAAAGAGGAACCATGGTTTGGCCAAAGGACTTCAGCATACCACTAATCATGGTCGGACCGGGCACAGGCATCGCTCCCTTTCGTAGTGTCATCCAAAATCGATTGCATGCCCAATCAACAGGTTCTGCCATTGGACCCTTGATTGTCTTCTTTGGCTGCCGAAACAAGACTGCCGATTTTCACTTTGAAAAGGACTTTTCTACTTGGACCACTGCCAAGCAGGTAGAAGCTCACATAGCCTTCTCGAGAGACCAGGATCATAAGGTCTATGTACAGCATTTAATCACCAAGAACGGTGATCGTCTGGCAAAGCTTATCAAAGACCAAAATGCCTTTATATACGTGGCTGGAAACTCCAACAATATGCCAAAGTCTGTGAGAGAGGCCTTTATAGAGATCCTCAATGGCGATGCAGATTACGTGGACCTGATGATCAAGCAGCGGCGATATCAGGAGGAGACTTGGGCGTAA
- the LOC128258480 gene encoding intraflagellar transport protein 122 homolog isoform X2 codes for MRGVLKWLERIEFPNSKENEISVHNVCYAPDGSQLVVAAGDRLLIYDPNDGSLLNTLKAHKDTVNCVAYSRDGKRFASGASDKMVIVWSPQLEGLLKYSHGDSIQCMSFNPVSHHLASCSLSDFAFWSADQKAVQKYKISARVNGCSWTNDGQYLILGLANGTISIRNKLGEEKGRIDRPGGPNSNVFSVQCCPASGPGSVDTIGVVDWSQTLSFHTLSGQMIGKERTLGFDPLCLQYFPNGEFCLVGGCTGGLHFFTREGIRLGTLGDSFDTWIWTVALHPNGQSYTIGCQDGTLACFNIASSTVHALYRERYAFRENMCDVIIQHLISGQKVRIKCRDLVQKIAIYRNRLAVQLPERVVLYELSSGEDQPMHYKVREKIQQKFDCSLLVVCGRHIVLCQEKRLQCLDFMGILQREWIMDSFIRYIKVTGGPVGREGLMVGLKNGQVFRIFLNNSLPLLITTAVSAVRCLDINSKRSKIAVVDDVGRLVVRDIVNDTILYQDTGVNSVTWNTHLDSMLCYTHTTGGLSVRVGNLPPRAPQNMHGVVVGLCGATAFCLRGNIMHNTPLALGSTMWQFIEAGLFEEAYQVACLGVTTSDWEGLAQSALEALHINIARDAYVKVRNLPWLKLIGELRDQQQRSAVPKEVLLAENCAFAGKFKEAARLFLKCGQSSRALEMYTDLRMFDLAQEYIKDGTAQEKKELVRKRAEWAYSVKEPRAAAELLLSAGENQKAIEIVAEQGWADVLFDIGRRLSLTERDALESVAQNLKTLKALPLAAEIFKKLGDDAQVVQLHIEVRDWPEAFRLAESLPELLPTVHYQHGQWLAETDQFIEAHQAFLKAGRTKEANRLLKQLSSTAIVEERYLDASYFYWLLAKQYLDVYHCKDEQNPVDHHLTEYKNHLRIAKVYYAYSVIYSYMKEPFTTHSPVSLFNVSRFILNEVEHKGVPKGVSMFSVLFTLAKQAKFLQANKLCLLINKRLQSLKPPAGVQEQIDLNFLNSKACKSGFNDPEEILPLCYKCSNYSQHLNSNCCPTCRQDYIFSFVSFEILPLVQFYPEVDISDSEAERLLLAPAKHAEDSDPFNEDVASALPLSLDRNGLRAIDPNHVLILKRRGKNVRNVYYRNILPDLQVTYCPQCLLLFYAEDFELQVLQKGYCPFCHTSSEKLMEDF; via the exons TCTCACACCACCTGGCCTCGTGCTCCTTGTCGGACTTTGCCTTCTGGTCGGCGGATCAGAAGGCGGTGCAGAAGTATAAGATTTCCGCCCGCGTGAATGGATGCTCCTGGACGAACGACGGCCAGTACCTGATACTGGGCCTGGCCAATGGCACCATTTCCATTAGAAACAAGTTGGGCGAGGAAAAGGGCCGAATAGATCGACCAGGTGGTCCCAACAGCAACGTCTTCAGTGTCCAGTGTTGTCCGGCAAGTGGTCCCGGTAGTGTGGACACCATTGGCGTGGTGGACTGGAGTCAGACGCTGTCGTTTCACACCTTGAGTGGCCAGATGATTGGCAAGGAGCGAACCCTGGGCTTCGATCCATTGTGCCTGCAGTACTTCCCCAATGGGGAGTTCTGTTTGGTAGGCGGCTGCACTGGAGGACTACATTTCTTTACCAGGGAAGGCATACGGTTGGGCACGCTGGGCGACAGCTTCGATACCTGGATCTGGACGGTGGCCCTGCATCCGAATGGCCAGTCCTACACCATTGGCTGTCAGGATGGAACCCTGGCCTGCTTCAACATTGCCTCGAGCACCGTGCATGCATTGTATCGGGAGCGATATGCCTTCCGGGAGAACATGTGCGACGTGATCATTCAGCACTTGATCTCTGGCCAAAAGGTGCGCATCAAGTGTCGGGACTTAGTGCAAAAGATAGCCATCTATCGGAACCGACTGGCGGTTCAGCTGCCGGAACGCGTCGTTCTCTATGAACTGAGCTCTGGAGAGGATCAGCCCATGCACTATAAAGTGCGGGAGAAGATCCAGCAGAAGTTCGACTGCAGTTTGCTGGTGGTTTGTGGCCGCCACATCGTCCTGTGCCAGGAGAAACGGCTCCAATGTCTAGATTTCATGGGAATCCTGCAGCGAGAGTGGATCATGGACTCATTTATACGATACATTAAGGTCACCGGCGGTCCAGTGGGAAGGGAAGGACTGATGGTGGGCCTCAAGAATGGCCAAGTGTTTCGGATCTTTCTCAATAACTCACTGCCGCTGCTGATTACCACTGCTGTATCTGCGGTCCGGTGCCTGGACATAAACTCTAAGCGCAGCAAGATCGCCGTTGTAGATGATGTGGGTCGTCTGGTGGTGCGGGACATAGTCAACGACACGATTTTGTACCAGGATACGGGTGTGAATAGCGTCACCTGGAACACGCATCTGGATTCTATGCTCTGCTATACCCATACAACTGGAGGCCTAAGCGTTAGAGTGGGGAATCTGCCGCCAAGGGCACCACAAAACATGCATGGCGTGGTGGTGGGACTTTGTGGAGCCACAGCTTTCTGTTTGCGCGGAAATATCATGCACAATACGCCATTGGCCTTGGGTTCCACCATGTGGCAGTTCATCGAAGCTGGTTTATTTGA GGAAGCCTACCAGGTTGCCTGTCTTGGTGTGACCACCAGCGACTGGGAAGGATTAGCCCAGTCCGCTTTGGAGGCCCTTCATATAAATATAGCTCGCGATGCCTACGTAAAAGTGAGGAACCTTCCGTGGCTCAAACTGATCGGTGAGCTGCGAGATCAGCAGCAGCGATCGGCTGTGCCCAAGGAGGTCCTTCTCGCTGAGAACTGCGCCTTCGCTGGGAAGTTCAAGGAGGCAGCTCGTTTATTCCTTAAATGCGGCCAGTCATCGAGAGCACTTGAGATGTACACTGATCTGCGGATGTTCGATCTGGCCCAGGAGTATATCAAGGATGGGACTGCGCAGGAGAAGAAGGAACTGGTACGCAAGCGGGCCGAATGGGCTTATTCGGTGAAGGAGCCTCGTGCTGCTGCTGAACTTTTACTATCAGCTGGTGAGAACCAAAAGGCCATTGAGATTGTTGCCGAACAGGGATGGGCCGATGT TCTATTCGATATCGGACGTCGACTGAGTCTTACAGAACGCGATGCTTTGGAGTCAGTGGCCCAAAATCTGAAGACCCTCAAAGCTCTTCCCTTGGCTGCTGAGATTTTCAAGAAACTAGGCGATGATGCTCAGGTTGTTCAGCTGCATATTGAAGTTCGTGACTGGCCGGAGGCATTTCGTTTGGCTGAATCTTTGCCAGAACTGCTGCCCACAGTTCACTACCAGCATGGGCAATGGCTGGCCGAAACGGATCAGTTTATAGAGGCGCATCAGG catTTTTAAAGGCAGGACGCACCAAGGAAGCCAATCGTTTGCTCAAACAACTGAGCAGTACAGCCATTGTGGAGGAGCGCTATTTAGAtgccagctatttttattggCTGCTGGCCAAGCAATATTTAGATGTATATCATTGCAAGGA TGAACAAAATCCGGTTGACCACCACCTGACAGAGTACAAAAATCATTTACGTATTGCCAAGGTTTATTACGCCTACAGCGTCATATATTCTTATATGAAGGAACCTTTTACCACACATTCCCCAGTGAGCCTGTTTAACGTGAGCCGTTTTATACTCAACGAAGTGGAGCACAAAGGTGTGCCCAAAGGAGTCAGCATGTT TTCGGTTCTTTTTACTCTGGCCAAGCAAGCCAAGTTTTTGCAGGCCAACAAGTTGTGCCTTCTTATCAACAAACGTTTGCAATCCCTGAAGCCACCAGCCGGAGTCCAAGAACAGATCGAT ctcaATTTTCTGAATAGCAAGGCCTGCAAGAGTGGCTTCAACGATCCAGAGGAGATCCTGCCGCTTTGCTACAAGTGCTCGAACTACAGTCAACACTTGAACAGCAATTGCTGCCCCACCTGCAGGCAGGACTACATATTCTCATTCGTTTCTTTTG AAATACTACCCTTAGTACAATTTTATCCAGAAGTGGATATATCAGATTCAGAGGCCGAGCGTTTGCTGCTGGCTCCTGCAAAGCATGCCGAGGATTCGGACCCATTCAACGAGGATGTGGCCAGTGCCTTGCCATTGAGCCTGGATCGCAATGGTCTGCGTGCCATAGATCCCAATCATGTGCTAATTCTCAAACGGAGAGGAAAGAATGTTCGCAATGTCTACTATCGCAACATTTTGCCCGATTTACAGGTCACCTATTGTCCCCAATGTCTGCTG CTATTCTATGCCGAAGATTTTGAGCTACAGGTATTGCAAAAGGGTTATTGTCCGTTCTGCCACACATCATCGGAAAAGCTGATGGAAGACTTTTGA
- the LOC128258369 gene encoding tRNA 2'-phosphotransferase 1: protein MSKFLLTRRVSLIRKQANKRQIDVQLSKKLSWLLRHGAKTEGIPIREDGFVSVSDLQEHPRYRAFTLDKLEGIVSTDAKQRYTLRWNEDCGLHEIRANQGHSLSVLAGEGGGLERITLKGQVPLAVHGTFYRHWEAIKTQGLSRMKRNHVHFASSDRTDCTLSGFRSDCQILIYLNVEKILADGIPFYRSSNSVLLCPGINGFISKSYFLKVVDRKTGQSLTY, encoded by the exons ATGTCCAAGTTCTTACTAACGAGACGCG TAAGTTTAATTCGCAAACAAGCTAACAAACGGCAAATCGATGTGCAGCTAAGCAAGAAGCTGTCCTGGTTGCTGCGGCACGGTGCAAAAACGGAGGGAATTCCCATCCGGGAGGATGGCTTTGTGAGTGTTTCCGATTTGCAGGAGCACCCGCGGTACAGGGCCTTTACCTTGGACAAATTGGAGGGGATTGTATCCACGGATGCCAAACAGCGATATACTCTTCGCTGGAATGAAGATTGTGGACTCCACGAAATTCGCGCCAATCAGGGACACTCTCTTTCGGTGTTGGCTGGCGAAGGTGGCGGTCTGGAGAGGATTACCCTCAAGGGACAGGTTCCATTGGCAGTCCACGGCACCTTCTACCGCCATTGGGAAGCGATAAAGACCCAAGGTCTTAGCAGGATGAAGCGCAACCATGTGCATTTTGCCAGCAGCGATAGAACCGACTGCACCCTCAGTGGATTCCGCAGCGATTGTCAAATTTTGATATATCTTAATGTAGAAAAGATTTTAGCGGATGGCATACCTTTCTACCGCTCTAGCAATAGTGTACTGCTCTGTCCAGGAATCAATGGCTTTATATCCAAATCATATTTCCTAAAGGTGGTGGACAGGAAAACGGGGCAGTCTCTTACTTATTGA